A window of the Microbacterium sp. AZCO genome harbors these coding sequences:
- the rarD gene encoding EamA family transporter RarD, whose amino-acid sequence MTPEPSRETALGGVYAFTAYVMWGFLPLYFLLLAPTGPFEVVAWRILLSLVFCALLLTVTRTWPKLIAILRNRRLVVWTMVAGALIYVNWQVFLIATLTGHVVETSLGYFINPIVTVLLGVAVLHERLRITQWVALGIAASAVIVIMVGYQSFPWIALSLAFSFGLYGLVKKQIGPSVDAISGLTLESLWLTPIAVIQLIVVAATAGLSMGQGTPLHTVLLSLAGVVTAVPLLLFAAGARRAPLTLIGILQFAAPILQFVIGVWLLGEPMPPERWIGFALVWVALILLTVDSVVAARRARTSRVVEDAPSDVAELT is encoded by the coding sequence GTGACCCCCGAGCCCTCCCGCGAGACCGCCCTGGGTGGGGTGTACGCCTTCACCGCGTACGTCATGTGGGGCTTCCTGCCCCTCTACTTCCTGCTGCTCGCGCCGACGGGCCCGTTCGAGGTCGTCGCATGGCGCATCCTGCTCTCGCTCGTCTTCTGCGCCCTCCTGCTGACGGTCACGCGGACGTGGCCGAAGCTCATCGCGATCCTGCGCAACCGCCGGCTCGTGGTGTGGACGATGGTGGCGGGCGCCCTCATCTACGTCAACTGGCAGGTCTTCCTCATCGCGACCCTCACGGGGCACGTGGTCGAGACGAGCCTCGGATACTTCATCAACCCGATCGTGACGGTGCTGCTGGGTGTGGCGGTGCTGCACGAGCGGCTGCGCATCACTCAGTGGGTCGCGCTCGGGATCGCGGCATCCGCCGTCATCGTGATCATGGTGGGCTATCAGTCGTTCCCCTGGATCGCGCTGTCCCTCGCCTTCAGCTTCGGCCTCTACGGCCTCGTGAAGAAGCAGATCGGCCCCTCGGTGGACGCGATCAGCGGCCTCACCCTCGAGTCGCTGTGGCTCACCCCGATCGCCGTCATCCAGCTCATCGTCGTCGCCGCGACGGCGGGGCTCTCGATGGGCCAGGGCACGCCGCTGCACACGGTGCTCCTGAGCCTCGCGGGCGTCGTCACGGCCGTGCCGCTCCTCCTCTTCGCCGCCGGCGCGCGCCGCGCGCCCTTGACGCTCATCGGCATCCTGCAGTTCGCGGCGCCGATCCTGCAGTTCGTCATCGGCGTGTGGCTGCTTGGCGAGCCGATGCCGCCCGAGCGCTGGATCGGCTTCGCGCTCGTCTGGGTCGCGCTCATCCTCCTGACCGTCGACTCGGTCGTCGCGGCTCGCCGCGCCCGCACCTCGCGCGTCGTCGAGGATGCGCCGTCCGACGTCGCCGAGCTGACCTGA